Sequence from the Gammaproteobacteria bacterium genome:
AATCATACGAAATACACGACGCACACGAAGCGGGTTGTGCATCTGTTTGGATGGTGGTGACGATATTCCGGGTACGCCAGATATAGATCTCGAATGGGGTGATGGTGCCTCGGACGGTGCGATAGGCAAAGCCTGCATTGTTCAGGAAAGAATAAAGAGGGAAGGGCTCGCGACTGTGGAGCAGACGCAGGCACTCGCCTTCCTGGAGTGTGCGCAACGCCTCTACAGCATTTTCAAAGGGTTCTGGTGGATCCATGTGACTCACGTCCAGGACCCGTTCGGTCAGCAGAGAGGTGTCGTTCATGATCGTTGCTCTCACGCCACGGCAGCCATCTGTCCGATCAAGTGGGTTGCGACCTCAGCCAGTACGCGATCGGTCATGGGGTAGAGGATTCGCTCCTCTTTGAGGTTGTGTTGTTGCATCATCACTAGCAGAGTCTCGTAGCGACCTAGGTAGCCATCGTTATCCCCCGCGACCAGTGCCTCATTCATCTCCTCAAACAATTCCCGCATTTGGGCGTGTTCCATACGCATGACGGTAGTGGGGCCGTTGCTTCCTCCGTGCTGTTCAAACGCCGGGAAGAGGATCTCTTCTTCGCGGACAAAGTGTCTCTCCATGGCTTGGCGGAGGGCTTGAAAAGTCGAGAGGGTGTTAGTAGTCGTGCCTCCTTGGCCAGCGCTCTCTTCGGCCAGCGCAAAGAGGTTGTCGCAGTGCCGGTGGTCATTGG
This genomic interval carries:
- a CDS encoding hypothetical protein (Evidence 5 : Unknown function) is translated as MNDTSLLTERVLDVSHMDPPEPFENAVEALRTLQEGECLRLLHSREPFPLYSFLNNAGFAYRTVRGTITPFEIYIWRTRNIVTTIQTDAQPASCASCISYDSQSPPSVTS
- a CDS encoding Hemerythrin domain-containing protein, whose product is MGTLNDYLTNDHRHCDNLFALAEESAGQGGTTTNTLSTFQALRQAMERHFVREEEILFPAFEQHGGSNGPTTVMRMEHAQMRELFEEMNEALVAGDNDGYLGRYETLLVMMQQHNLKEERILYPMTDRVLAEVATHLIGQMAAVA